The segment atacatatatacatataaatatatatatatatatatatatatatgtatatatatgataaaacgaTTGTGTAATCTAAAAAAAAGTGTTTAGAGAATGTATAATAAGTTTTACTATACCCGTggcaataatattgttatattggatttatttgttacCTTGATAAATCATTAGTCTTTatgctttagatatatatatctggagatttcttctgtttttctttaagTCCCTGAACTTTTTTTGAGTATCAATCGGACGTATGAAGTCATGATTTTGTATGCAAtagtacatgaaaaaaaaacatgaatagtgtgcataattataatataattaaacacatttatcattaatttcaccttctttttattattattttcataatcatccatactgttaaatcatcattattaattcaactattatatgtatatatatatatatatacatatatatacacacacacacatatatatatatatatatatatatatatatacatatatatatatatatatacatatatatatatatatatatatatatatatatatatatatatatgtgtgtgtgtgtgtgtgtgtgtgtgtgtgtgtgtgtttatatatatatatatatatatatatatatatatatacacacacacacacacacacacacacatatatatatatatatatatatatatatatatatatatatatgcagtatatatttatataatataaatatatatatatatatatatatatatatatatatatatatatgcattatatatatatatatatatatatatatatatatatatatatatatatatatatatatatatataaagagttagtgtgcgagtgtgtgtgtatgtttgtgtgtgtttgtatgtgtatgtgcctgcgtgtgtctcactgtgtgtgcatgtatatgtgtgtgtgcgtatatatatatatatatatatatatatatatatatatgcatatatatatacatacatatatacatatacatatatatgtgtgtgtgtatgtgtgtaaatatgtaggcGGCTACTATCAGTCGATGTTGACTCTTTTCTGccttggcgaaagaatgtgaagatgaaccctcgcgctacgcttttacgccaattgagcactgtagcttataactggtaactgccactctccgtgttgtgtcgacgccgTGCAGTgttgctggagtgtcctctccagtggtatGAGACATCTCACATTCACAGAAAGAAgttagagtcaatgcctgggcggaaGAATGTGAGTACCAGCTTCTGCCCATGCAGTatgctccctctccccacgcagctgacgcatccaaaggaacggcaacgACCGATACAATTTTCCACcagtggcgtcgcaggagttgccagaacgaggtcgcattGTACTTTCTTGCGGACTTTTCATCACATATGTTGccacaagacagtggattgttttCTATAGGATgagctcccatagcctttgaccatacatggtctgaactacaaagcagcagGTATTTTCTGTAGTGTGAACCTACGTAGCCTCTGACCATACATGGACAACAGTTATTTTGTAGGGGGAATTCACACGGAATGAACTACAAGGGCACCACTGTCGTATCTAggttagactcacccaatatatgcatatCAGGGCATGCGCatgtatgtgcattcatatacacacatgcacgcgcgcgtgtaCATGAGCATACACACGGATTTGAATATATTGGGTGAGcctaacgtagatacgatagtgatgcctgactgctgccttgtagttcagtctgagtatggtcaaaggctatgggaattcacccaaaacaaaataactgttgccttgtagtgcagtccgtgtatggtcagaggctatatacatacatatatttgttcatatatatgtatgtatgtatgtatatatatatatatatatatatatatatatatgtgtgtgtgtgtgtgtgtgtgtgtgtgtgtgtgtatgtataggtatgcatatatatatatatatatatatatatatatatatatacatatatatatgtataggtgtgtttttgtgtcattatataaatatatatagatagatagatagatagatagttatattgcactcacacacacacacacacagacacacacacacacacacacacacacacacatatatatatatatatatatatatatatatatatatatattaatatacgtatattgtttttttttctcaatctagtAATTCATATTCAGCggagaaaacaaatcaaacagtCTTTACTCCCATTATCTTCCTAGGTCTCCGTTTACCCTGTTTTATGTCgaatttcttttcccctttctttctttatttccaaaTCCTTGGCTCGACCTTCGCCCAGCAAGATACTCTTCACGTCCTTCCCTAatttcctctttcactatttgCTCGCGCGCTGTTAGGCTCCGCCTCCTTTTGAGTGACGTCAGATGTCACGTGGTCAACTGAGTGCCTCCGGGCCCAGACTTGACGTTTTGATCCAAGCTATTGAGACCGCCCCGCCAAATGGAGTTGTGTTGTACTGGCCCCGCTCTTTTGAGGTAAACTACCCGAGGAATATTACTTTGCCATAATGGAGAGCggaattctttctcctctttatgtttgtgcgtacatatatataaatccttgaCGGCACTCGTAACCCCTGTAGttgttcttctgtctctctcagaACGAAAGGGTCGGATATTTAAATGCTCATTCAAATAATGAATTctatataaattatgaatataaaggtaaaaaaaaatatgtgaaactaGATAAGACAAATATGCGCGCATTTTGTATATGCACTAATGAAAAACGTCTCTGTACGCTAATGCagaagcatacgcacacacacacacacacacaaatatatatatatatatatatatatatacctatatacatatatatatacatatatatacatatatacacacacatatacatgtgcatgtatatgtatatgcacgtgcgcacacacacgcacacacacatccacatgcacacacaaatacgtgtacatatatatgtatatatatatatatataaacacttgtgtatatatatatatatatatatatatatatatatatatacatatataagacacacatatgtgatatatatgtatgtgtgtgtgtacacacaaatatatgggcgcacacacacacacacacacacacacacacacacacacacacacacacacacacacacacacacacacacacacgcttacacacacacacacacacatagataaatagacggatgtatatagatgtatgtacttattatgttcattatttgattataaacatgtccttaaacaaacacacgaaattATTTATGAAACATGTGTCTTTTATCATTGCATAATCGGGTTTTGCACCTTGTGGTTCTCAGCTTTAAAAGGCTAgacaaatgaaaatattaaataaatgttaGAAATCAGGTGCACTGTAGTTAGGTACGATGTTAACAATGTTAATCTCaatatctctcaatctatttgcctctctctctctctctctttttctctctctctctcactctcttattctccctccctgctctctctcttattctctttctctctctctctctctttattgtctgtttttctttattctctctatatatcttaatctctctctctctctctcttactctgtctcttctctctcccctctctcccctctctctccctccctctctcaggacaTTGTAAATTACGTCTTCAAAAATGGACTGTAGAATGAAAATCACCATAATTTCAAATCAGAACACAAGAACAAAAAGTCAAATGCTTACCTCGCTGCAGCAATTCCCGAACTAGTTCCGTACGGAACTTCCGCTGAGGCATCTTACCGCCGAGGGCCCGGTGGACAGCCAGCGCGTTGATGGTGGTCATATCCAGCAGGTAAAAAAATACCTTTTTGTACCACTTGATGGTCTTCTTGGTTGCTGGATATGACTGCGCCAGCTGATCCGAGAGGTCGACGCCCTTCATGCCGTTGTTGTAACTGACAACGACCTCGGGCTTCGACCTCTCCACCCCTCGGCGGTTGGGAGGCAGGGTAACGACCTTTGATGTGTGGGCAGTGGATAGCATTGTAACAGGACGCTTGTCTAACCACTGCAGGCAAAGCATTCCGGTTTTGCTACTCCGGAAGTCGATGTGTCCCCGACTCGCCTGCAGGTCCGAGGGCATACCCCGCCTGTTGACACGTACTGTGCCAACGGCAGTGGTCTTCCGGGCCTGCAGATAGTGGAAGAGAGTCGGGGAGGAATACCAGTTGTCTGTGTACAGCTGATACCCCTTGTCGAGCAGCTTTGCCTTCTCCATCAGGTCGTCGACGGCCTTCATACTCGCCAGAAAATCGCCGCGATCCTGCCCCATGTAAATATTGAAGGCCGCCGTATACCCTGCCTCTGGACCGTCGGACGAACACAGCTTGTAGACCTTCAGGCCCCTCCTAGCCCGGCCCGGTCACGTTCTTTCTGGGGACGAAGACGGGACGGTACGTCGAGTCCAAGGCGTCAATCACAGGGCGCAGCTTCCACAACCGGTCCTCCGCGCTGTGCTCCCCTTCGTTGTTAGCGAAGTGGAGGGCGGAGGTAAGGATGTCGAAGCGGTCCCTGGACATGGTCTTGGCGAACACCGACGAGCAAATCAACGGGTCCGTCGACCAAAGGTCCCTCTGGCACCTCTTCGCATGAAGTCCCACGAGGAACCTAAGGCCGACATATGAGCGAACCTCCCGCACCGTTGTGTCTTCCCACCCCTTCATGTGGGGTGAAGGGGTTCGCGGGTTCTGTCGAGCGTACCTGCAGTTGGAAGAAAAAATGACATTGTAAAACAGGTGTTCCAAAAGAAGGACATGTAGAAAATTGTAAGTAAGTTGCTTACCGATTCGTCTCGTCCACAATTGTTTGAAACAACTCCTCTGGGAAGAGGCTGCTGAATATCTCCATGAGTGCACACCCGGTGTCCCCTCGAAGCAGTGACGCCTGACGAAGTTCtcctcctttgcccaagcaaaagaAGGGGTTCCGGGAGCGTTGCGCTCCCACTTTCGCCTGGCGTATTCCGCGAGGGGCTCGTCCGAGTCCAAGGAGGTATCCACCAGCGGGACATAGTCGTAATCTACATCCGAGTTGTTCTCCACGGCAGATTCTCCGGAGTCGGACTCGGATTCCTCCCAATCCGAGTCGTCACCGTTGAACTGGCCGGAGATTTCAACTTctgtaaaaataagaagaaaacatgagTTCTATGTAAAAAAAGTTTTGATATGCAGAAACAAAGTAGTATATCCAAAGAGGCAGGTATTTTCACAAgtcaaagaaaagatagaaaacttACCAGAGAGATTACTTGTCCTTGAGAATTTCAGAGGAGGTGTGTAGTCCTCGTCTGAGCCCTCATCATCGACTTCGTCGGCGGATGAGTACAGATAGAGGAGTGGGTCTGGGGCATTCCGCAAGCGAGGATATCCTCTGGAAGTGGACGGTTAGGGATCGTCCACTGTCTCCTCGTCGAAAGACAAGGCACGGACTCCAGGGGAATTCCTCGGCTTGCGGGAGTGGCGAGTTGTAAGCATTCGAGACATTTTCAAGGTCTTGAGCTGGCGAGTGATTACAATGACCTCTGCATGGCCTTTTATACGATTTTCCACAGGGTTTCTGCCAATCAGATCATTGATTTTAGGTTACGTGAGTCACGTGACTTGTCGCGTGAAGTACAGGTAAACTATTGCCAAACTACTCTATTGCCAATCCTTGTGCTCCGGAGGGgtccagaaagtcacgtgataggtcacgtgaggtatgcgcgggaaggttccagaaggttcccgaagatTCTTGTGGcccggagggatccagaaagtcacgtgacAGGTCACATGAGGTACGCAGCGGAAATGGCGTGAAAATCACGTGATATGTCACGTAGCATGACgtcactgtctctcgctctctctctctcacacacacacacacacacacacacacacacacacacacacacacatgcacacacgcatgcacacacacatgcacacacacatgcacagaaacacaGTGGGGACGAGTGTcatggcggtctctctctctctctctcaaaaggtgCAACCTTCCTTTAAGTTACGAGGcacaagaaaatattgaaaatttatAAAATTGTTTAAAAAATGGGAGGTTCCTCGGTCACAGCCCTCCCCGTCACCGTCCGAGTCCACACAGACTTGCGCACAGACTTGCATACAGACTTGCACACAGATAGTGGTGCCTCCTTACAGCTGGCAAAACGGCCGTTCGGCCAACACCACCACATACAGGGGCCGCCTCGGCCCGCCCGTCAGGGAGGACACCCCCTCCAGGGGCCCGACGGCGCAGGGGCCCGACGGCGCAGGGGCCCGCCAGCCTCGCTTCACAAGGCTTTGCACACAGACTTGCACACAGACAATTTTacaaccttttacacacacacacacacacacacgcaaagattcatatacaattcacacacgcacttgtACACACAATTACtacatcaaacacacaaacacacgcaaaaatgcacgcacagatttcccaacgcaaacgaccgagaaacacaaatacacagcagACAAAACATATATGCAATGAAAAACTTGCGTAAatttttatacaattcacacacgcacttccgcacgtaaaattaccgacttacacacgcatacacaccaacAGTTGCGCGCACATATTTCCACAgatacgcacaaaaacacaagccgacaaacacaaacacgacgaagaacagatacacacatctatatatgtacacatatagttgcacaaacataattatcaatataaagacctgtatacagaaaaaacaaaaaaactagctcaataacagtaatacatacagccatacagaaATCCCGGTCATACGCGTCCCCGGCGGGACGGGGTTAGAAAAGAAACACGCCTAGTCCCGTCCCCGGCGGGACGGGTTCGAGCGGAGTACGGGAATAGGCGTGACCCGGCgtgaaggggatatatatataaacacacacacacacacacacatagacactcacacatacacacacacacacacacacacatgatagtaaaataaataatattaataatgatactaataataacaatttgggTGATtatgctataataataaaaagaaagtgaatatTTTAAACGATATTCATATGCACATCATTcgtattcatataatttttctttgaataaatatttatgcagTATGTTGTAGTATTGCATAGAGAACTGTTACTTGATACGCCAGATTAATGCTTAAAACAGGTtcagagaataagaaacagatgAAATGTCCAAATCGAATTTATTTCAAAcaaaatgatttttataattaaacCAATGAACAAATAAACCCACCTATAAAGGCATATGTTATTGCCACTAGCAGAGTAAAACCCATTATTTATTCTCTAGTGTTTCAGTACTTTACACTTCGACCCAGATTGGAGCACCTGTCAGTGTCCCATCTATGGTTGGCAACTCTTCTAGAGACAGTCCCAATAAACACAcgattatgtaatgataatgtttctTTGATAATTGTTGAAGGAAACacctataaacaaatacattaatgaatgtatatatatatatatatatatatatatatatatatatatatatgtgtatgtgtgtgtatatgtgtgtgtgtgtgtgtgtgtgtgtctttagttCTAAAAatcttttgtttgtgttcgtgaCAAAGTGTTTGTAAGGTAAACTATCACTTTCATTTATAATGCAATATCAAATTTAATATGGCATAAAAAATAATGCACGCATAGAGGAACTTGCaacatatataatcaaaattttgtatttatatatattcagttataatgcatatataagcaaATTCAAACCCCAAgtcatttaagagagagagagagagagagagagagagagagagagagagagagagagagagagagagagagagaaaattcatgGTCTCTCAGGATGTTGGTGTTGTGGTCTCAGTTGAATTGATTGGTGTTGTGGTCTCTGTTGAACTGATTGGTGTTGTGGTCTCAGTTGAATTGATTGGTGTTGTGGTCTCAGTTGAATTGATTGGTGCTGTGGTCTCAGTTGAATTCATTGGTGTTGTGGTCTCTGTTGAATTGATTGTTGTTGTGGTCTCTGTTTTGATTGGTGTTGTGGTCTCAGTTGAATTGATTGATGTTGTGGTCTCAGTTGAATTGATTGGTGTTGTGGTCTCTGTTGAGTTGATTGGTGTTGTGGTTTCAGTTGAATTGATTGGTGTTGTGGTCTCAGTTGAATTGATTGGTGTTGTAGTCTCTGTTGAGTTGATTGGTGTTGTAGTCTCTGTTAAGTTGATTGGTGTTGTAGTCTCTGTTGAATTGATTGGTGTTGTAGTCTCAGTTGTATTGATTGGTGTTGCAGTCTCAGTTGAATTGATTGGTGTTGTAGTCTCAGTTGAATTGATTGGTGTTGTAGTCTCTGTTGAGTTGATTGGTGTTGTAGTCTCTGTTGAATTGATTGGTGTTGTGGTCTCAGTTGAATTGATTGGTGTTGTGGTCTCTGTTGAGTTGATTGGTGTTGTGGTCTCAGTTGAATTGATTGGTGTTGTGGTCTCAGTTGAATTGATTGGTGTTGCAGTCTCTGTTGAATTGATTGGTATTGTAGTCTCTGTTGAGTTGATTGGTGTTGTAGTCTCTGTTGAATTGATTGGTGTTGTAGTCTCTGTTGAATTAATTGGTGTTGTAGTCTCAGTTGAATTAATTGGTGTTGTAGTCTCTGTTGAATTGATTGGTGTTGTAGTCTCTGTTGAGTTAATTGGTATTGAAGTCTCAGTTGAATTGATTGGCGTTGTAGTCTCTGTTGAATTGATTGGTGTTTTAGTCTCAGTTGAATTAATTGGTGTTGTAGTCTCTGTTGAATTGATTGGTGTTGTAGTCTCTGTTGAATTGATTGGTGTTGTAGTCTCTGTTGAGTTGATTGGTGTTGTAGTCTCTGTTGAGTTGATTGGTGTTGTAGTCTCAGTTGAATTGATTGGTGTTGTAGTCTCTGTTGAGTTGATTGGTGTTGTAGTCTCTGTTGAATTGATTGGTGTTGTAGTCTCAGTTGTATTGATTGGTGTTGCAGTCTCAGTTGAATTGATTGGTGTTGTAGTCTCTGTTGAGTTGATTGGTGTTGTAGTCTCTGTTGAATTGATTGGTGATGTGGTCTCTGTTGAATTGATTGGTGTTGTGGTCTCTGTTAAATTGATTGGTGTTGTGGTCTCAGTTGAATTGATTGGTGTTGTGGTCTCTGTTGAATTGATTGGTGTTGTGGTCTCAGTTGAATTGATTGGTGTTGTGGTCTTGGTTGAATTCATTGGTGTTGTAGGTTACTGTTGAATAGACTTGTGTTGTTGTTAGTGTAGTTTGGGTCTCTGTTCCGCTGAATTTACAAGTGCAGGTGATGCCACCTGTGACGTTGGAGATCCAGTCTAAGTAAGCGGACACCCTTGTATACACTGTTGGTTTGTCGAGCATAGCACAGTTCGAGTTACTATAGCTGATTATACCGACTTGAGCAAAACGACC is part of the Penaeus chinensis breed Huanghai No. 1 chromosome 2, ASM1920278v2, whole genome shotgun sequence genome and harbors:
- the LOC125036656 gene encoding mucin-2-like, which codes for MNSTKTTTPINSTETTTPINSTETTTPINSTETTTPINLTETTTPINSTETTSPINSTETTTPINSTETTTPINSTETATPINTTETTTPINSTETTTPINSTETTTPINSTETTTPINSTETTTPINSTETTTPINSTETTTPINSTETTTPINSTETKTPINSTETTTPINSTETSIPINSTETTTPINSTETTTPINSTETTTPINSTETTTPINSTETTTPINSTETTIPINSTETATPINSTETTTPINSTETTTPINSTETTTPINSTETTTPINSTETTTPINSTETTTPINSTETTTPINSTETATPINTTETTTPINSTETTTPINLTETTTPINSTETTTPINSTETTTPINSTETTTPINSTETTTPINSTETTTSINSTETTTPIKTETTTTINSTETTTPMNSTETTAPINSTETTTPINSTETTTPISSTETTTPINSTETTTPTS